In Metopolophium dirhodum isolate CAU chromosome 7, ASM1992520v1, whole genome shotgun sequence, one genomic interval encodes:
- the LOC132949713 gene encoding uncharacterized protein LOC132949713, which translates to MSTLKDDDVAINLKLLKQCQFYQIFDPSEIMIYGWNVHQLFYIVYTGVVQCFIIYGSVGLFSEDTDNKIDYFLITFTNLNILISFWRLTVYLYNANKVSDLFNVTRYDFFTSEQCVKYKTTLYNYRDKIRQFTNWYVILSIVVTIQWLMFPIAINMLTTSENLNVRYQNILNLNFGVTAYTYNQYFVIFYIIEVNLTLYIAYIFIMTNVLLISFCSAIMSQQDILVQAFKNLGHENSPRISYFEEFKSILHDQGQLNLKIKSFFSVVRYIVLLTVASNSASIILLTYRFIVRELVNYSIYCCNWTQMDLKFKKLLLLAMRMNDANNWVIKATPKKIVNLQIFACIMSMSYNVVSVMVKITNTKNNISE; encoded by the exons ATGAGTACTCTTAAAGATGACGACGTAGCTATTAACTTGAAACTATTAAAGCAGTGTCAATTCTACCAGATATTTGATCCTAGTGAAATAATGATTTATGGATGGAACGTTCACCAGcttttttatattgtgtacaccGGGGTAGTccagtgttttataatttacggAAGTGTGGGATTATTCAGTGAAGATACTGACAACAAAATCGACTATTTCCTTATTacttttactaatttaaatattctaatttctTTTTGGAGGTTGACCGTATACTTGTATAATGCGAACAAAGTATCGGACCTATTCAACGTAACGCGATATGATTTTTTCACAAGTGAACAGTGTGTTAAATACAAAACTACTCTTTACAATTATCGTGATAAAATTAGACAATTTACAAACTGGTATGTAATTTTATCAATTGTAGTCACGATACAATGGCTTATGTTTCCGATCGCAATCAATATGTTGACAACAtcggaaaatttaaatgttcgTTATCAGAATATCTTGAACTTGAATTTCGGCGTAACTGCTTACACTTATAATcagtattttgtaattttttacataattgaagttaatttaacattgtatattgcatacatttttatcatgacaaatgtattattaatatcattttgtTCAGCTATAATGTCTCAACAGGATATTCTCGTTCAGGCGTTTAAGAACTTGGGGCACGAAAACAGTCCTCGAATAA gttATTTTGAAGAATTTAAGTCAATATTACATGATCAAGGGCAACTTAATTT gaaaataaaatcattCTTTTCGGTAGTGAGATACATTGTTTTATTGACGGTTGCAAGTAATTCAGCTTCTATCATACTCCTGACATACCGGTTCATTGTG agAGAATTAGTCAACTATAGCATATACTGTTGCAACTGGACCCAgatggatttaaaatttaagaagtTGTTATTATTGGCAATGCGGATGAATGATGCTAATAATTGGGTGATAAAAGCTACACCGAAAAAGATTGTCAACCTTCAAATATTCGCTTGC ataATGTCGATGTCATACAACGTTGTTTCCGTTATGGTGAAAATAACCAATACGAAAAACAACATTTCAGAATAG